DNA from Rosa rugosa chromosome 6, drRosRugo1.1, whole genome shotgun sequence:
TAGGTATAATTGGGCCCACAAGAGTTTATGGAATAACAATAACCACAAAAGTCCGTGTGAAACAATATTAGATACAGACGTCCGTGTGAAATTTATCATCTACTCACACGGTTATCCGTGTGAAACTTAATTCACACATATTTCTGTATATATTAAATAttagtttattaattttttttttttttttgtgctatATGAATTGTAGAGGGACGGTGTTCCGTGGCTAAAATATTTTGacacaaatatctgtgtgaaatgagcattacacagatatctgtgagaaAAGAAGATACGGACATCCGTGTAAGAAAAAGACACGCATACGGAAGTCTGTGTAAATCTTCAAATGTGTAtctcacacggatatcagtaAGAATTTTAAATGTatctcacacagatttcagtgacaatacaaaaaaattatattgttcggaaaaaaaaaaaatcacacacTGCCCTTGAGAAATATACTAACCCTAATACCCTGTCAGcctctttttcctttcaaacCCGCAGTCACACGCTCCCTCACGAACTCTCCGTCTCTGTTGTTTCCGACGCCAGCCCACGATCTTCAACACCTCACACCGCCATCACCATTAAGAGCAATAGAGAGAAATGAACAAAACTCGGTTCTCACCACTAGACCTCGGCCACCGACGGACGCCGTTTCACATGCCTCACAGATCTGTTCTCTGCCCTGCCCATACACTTTCGTCTCGGAAGTGCTTATTCCATTGATGTAAGTTTCTTCTGCCTTTTCATAGTCTGTTAACAGCCTTAGAGAAAATGTAAAGAAAATCATTGATGTAAGTTTCCCCAAAACTCAAAGATTGAATCTTTCGTTGCTGGTTTTAGATCAAAGACCATGAGAATTAAAAGCTTCTGCACGGCGTCCATGTCATCTTGGTCTTCTTCTCTCCAATTGGTATATTCCCATTCCATTTTCTCATGgatttggtttctgggtttcaatTGTTTTGTGCTTAAATTGGATGATTATAGAACATTGCATGTGTGTTTTATGTGAGGATTGATTGGCGTTTTCCTTTATTGGCCATCTAATTAAAGTTGTTTTTAATGTTTCTTCAGTACTGAGAGATTTTGACTACTACGGTGCACTGACTTCCCTTCTGTGGCTTCAAGCTCGATCAACAGATATAGCCAAAAGATTGGGTATGTCTTCTACCTTTAATTTCTTATTTAATTGCTCAATGGTTTCCTTTTACTGCCTTTCTAAGGCCTTTGTCCATGAGCAGCAATGTTTGTTGCTTGGTTTGTCTTGTTCCTATCCTACGCCCTTTAATAATTTGTTGATTGTTGGCTTTTGGTTGCTTATTGTTTTTGTGTACTTTGTTTCTAGACACTCTGGTCCAGTCATATTGTTTTCAGGTGAAAACTATGGGTGGGTGGTTTTTAAGGTCAAGTAGAATTATTTGTGATTGTCCTTGAGCTATTGCTGGAAAACTGGGTATAGTAAGGTACAAAACATGTGTGTTGGGGACTACTCACAGATCTCTCTAGTTCTAAGCATCTCTTTTGGACAATATTAGGATCCTAAACATACTAGATGTGTGTTATATTCTTCCCGTAGTTTTAACAATTTGAATGCTTTTTATGATTTTCTGACCATTGTGATTGATGGCCTTGGGGATACTTGTGGTTTGCAAATTAGACTTTTTATTATCCATCCCACCTAATCTGTTATTGCAAGTGAGTGAATGACCAGAGGATAGTCGCATGCCTATTATTGATAGATGCATCTTCTAAATTGGATCCTTTTGGTAGCAGTCGTTGAGAGTACACAACTAAGGAATCTTTTTTTCAGTCATATATGACTTCCAATCTTGCTGTGAACATACTTTTTTATGCGTAGCTGCAGCTAATGTTTATAGATGCATCTTCTGATTTTGATCCTTTTAAGGTAGCAGTCATTGAGAAATAGTATTTaaccttcttttttgtttttggtcaaaCAAAACAGTGCAATTGTATGACTTGCATAGCTTGCGTTAACATTGACACTTTGGGGTGGATTGCCTTAGCTAAATTTTGAGCATAATCACTGCAGCCTTGTTGATTTGGAGTATAAATTTGTGGTAGTCCTGAGAGTTTGTGCGCAGGAAACTTGGAGGTCAGCTGATGTTTTTCCAAGTAGACTTGCTCTGCTCTTGGCTGCAGAGAATTGTCCCTTCTTTTCTCTATTCCATTCCTGTCTGCATTTTAGTCCGGAATCAAAACTTTGGTCCAGTCATGCCTCTTGAGACTTACCGGAATCCCAAGAAGAGGGACAGCGACGAGGTCGAGATCAAGATCGGCACGGCGCCGTTTTGGCATAGGTTCCTCTTTATTTTCTCCAAGAAAGACAATTTTATAGAGGGAACTTGTTTCATATAATTGGAGTAAATTCATCAATATGTGGTTGAGATTTTTTATTTCCGGTATTAATTTCTGATGGAAAGGAGATTATTTAGTTATTTCTGGGTACAATATTGATTGGGTTGTGAATTCATTGTATGTTACTGTTTGGATTCTGATTAATGGAAttgtatattaaaaaaaaattagcaccaattttttttttggaatatcaTCACTCCTAcacactgaaatctgtgtgagttaGGAAGATATTTCACACTGATTGGGATATCAAAATATCATTTACAATGTTGGAAAACAAGTGGGACCCACTTAAAATTTCACACGGACTCCTAAAACCGTGTGAATAGAGCATTAGCGCCCCCTCCGAAGGCAACCGAAATTAATTCCGTAGCTGCACTGTAGGTACAGGCTTTTACATACTgacatccgtgtgaaatactaccatttcacacagatttaaatctgtgtgagttgcccgttttgctagtagtggaaATAGTAATCATCTCGTAGAACAACACCAGACTTGACACATGCTGCAAGTAAATTGCTAGCTATAtgtgacttaaaaaaaaaaaaataggggacatgcgatattagttcctctgcaATAGCTGATTTGGGGTGACTAGCACCCACCCACAAATTTGAAAGAAAGGAGGTCATCGCAACCGGGAACCCACCACCCAttcctctattttattttattaataaaagaaaagaaagtacaagaagagagagatggacAAAAACCAAAACTTATCTGAGAACAAAATGAAGTAAAGTACTCAGAGTGAGTACTAAGCTAAAATAGTTACAAACTGATTAATAGAAGAAAATCATGCAGTAACCACATATATGGAACACACATATGGTGCATCAGCAACCATATAGTAGAAGCCACCATAACCCAAGTAAATTACTATATGTGACCTAATAAGGTTCAAAACCCCAAAATTTCATTCTTCGTAGTTATCCTCATGTACAAAATCACCTTCACCCGGCCTTCCCGAAAGCAGCTTTACACTTGCACGGAGCTCTTCCTTCaaccaaaagaaataaaaattaaaaaatgtcaGTTCAAATTAGATACAAGCAGTTTAAGCGACTCTGTATATGGTgtttgaaaacaataggcaATTGAACGTGGTCAACTTACATTCTCCTTCCTGAGCCTTTTGATCTCATCCTTTCCTACCATGCACTTATGCAATAGAAGGGCATTCAAACCACTAATCATATCCAGTAGCGTGGAAGCTGTAGCTGCACTTACCTAcgagaacaaaaagaaaaaaacaactgAGAAGATTGTTAAATAAGCGAAGGCAATCTCAAAATATTCCAGCAGTACTTTAAATCTATTTTTACTTACATGTTTAAGGTCCTTTGGAAGCGGCAGGCATGGGGTAGGCTGGCCTCTTGGAATCTCAACTACCTCGCTTTCATCGTTCTTTCCCCATCCCGCAACACTAGTTGTCCATGCAGGTATTTTTATATCAGATGTTTCAGCTACTTCCTCTGGATGCTGCataattgaacaaaaattttagTTAATTAGGGCAAACACAACACTGCTATATATTGAAAACCAATAGTAAGCATTTCCCAAATGCTAGCTTGTCACAACTAACAAAGCATTTGAAGTTCTGGAATTGCACTATagttaaaaaaagaagagaaaagccCAACACGTACGAACCTTGGAGATGTAATCCCTGATAATCTCTTTGGGTGAAACAAAGCTTGGAATATGGACACCTACCATAGCCTTCCTAGCAGTGTAAGGTATCCCATCAATTTGAACCCTCACAAGGGACCTTGTTGCAGGGGTATAAAGGCTCAATTTAAAGTTGTCTAGCAGTAAAGCTTTTTTCGGAGCCTTTTTCCCCTTTATAAGTTTCAGAACTTCAATATAATGCTTGGATAGAGGACCCCCCCAACATGTGTCATCTATTGTCATTCGGCGTTCCTGAATTCTGTCATGAATTTCAAGCTCTCTGGTCCAAAACTTCTTGCCCCCATATTCCTTCATTAGCCAAACTTTAAAAGTACCCAATGAGAAACAACTTATAGAAAGTGAACCATTTAACACTCCTAGTTTAGCAGTAGTTTCACAAGCAGGAGGCATCGGTAAGTtcttgaaacgctcactttcaACATCAAAGGCACGTATGAAACGAGAACGAGAACGTTTACAGTCGCAAAGCCAATGAAGAAATCCATTATGAAAGACCCCATATATGGTATACACAATACTGCTACATACTTTTCCAATGCTTCTCCAAATCCCAGAGCCAACTGTCAAAACCATACACTCCAACTTCTTACATGGTGGATTTCTTGTTATAAACAGCACCACCTTGTAGACATGACTTATGGAactaaacccaaacccaaacgcAAATCCAAGTGGAACATTATCCCTATCTTTAAAGATTGGAAGAGCTATAGACTCTCCGATAATAGGATTGGATATATTAAAATACATAGCGCCAATTTTAAGATTATGACGGACTAAGCAGAGGAGGCCATTGCTGGAACCTATAATATATGAATCATTGACCCTATTGTATAAAGCATTGGGGTCAGAAAGCTTCAAGACCATGTTGTTGGGGCTCCAGGCGCTTTTCACGTCGGCCAAGATGTGTTTATTTGTTCCAAGGTCTAGGAGAAAATGGCAAGTAGGCGCTCCTGAATaaactagggtttttgtgaAGTCGGGGTTAGAAAGAGAACGATGCCAAGACTTGCACACAAACTTGCATTGGATGAGAGTTTTCAATGGGATTCGACAGAAGATCTCCTGAGTTATGTGATCTGGCAATTGCAGAATGTTGCAAGGTTTCTCGTCATGCCTTTCTTCTTCTGCATTCCTCTCACTGTTGGTTGCTTTGGTGTTCTTCATGGTTGGTCTGGTTTTCTTCATGGTTGGTTTAGTCTGGTGTTCTTCATCGTTGGTTGCTTTGGTGTTTTTCATCGTTGGTTtggttttcctcatggattcagCGCTGccgaacgagagagagagagagagaggataacCTAAGCAATTGACATCAGTCTGTTGAGAAAGAGAAGATGGATCTGCAAGGAAGATTGAGAATCTCAAAGTTTTCAGGATTAATATTAACCTGTACCTAACTAAAAAGCAAATAAGGTGT
Protein-coding regions in this window:
- the LOC133716985 gene encoding F-box/kelch-repeat protein At3g06240-like — protein: MKNTKATNDEEHQTKPTMKKTRPTMKNTKATNSERNAEEERHDEKPCNILQLPDHITQEIFCRIPLKTLIQCKFVCKSWHRSLSNPDFTKTLVYSGAPTCHFLLDLGTNKHILADVKSAWSPNNMVLKLSDPNALYNRVNDSYIIGSSNGLLCLVRHNLKIGAMYFNISNPIIGESIALPIFKDRDNVPLGFAFGFGFSSISHVYKVVLFITRNPPCKKLECMVLTVGSGIWRSIGKVCSSIVYTIYGVFHNGFLHWLCDCKRSRSRFIRAFDVESERFKNLPMPPACETTAKLGVLNGSLSISCFSLGTFKVWLMKEYGGKKFWTRELEIHDRIQERRMTIDDTCWGGPLSKHYIEVLKLIKGKKAPKKALLLDNFKLSLYTPATRSLVRVQIDGIPYTARKAMVGVHIPSFVSPKEIIRDYISKHPEEVAETSDIKIPAWTTSVAGWGKNDESEVVEIPRGQPTPCLPLPKDLKHVSAATASTLLDMISGLNALLLHKCMVGKDEIKRLRKENEELRASVKLLSGRPGEGDFVHEDNYEE